The sequence tgagaggaggaagagaaagTGGATTGGGTAGATGAGAAGACATGAATCTCTGGAAGAGGAACTCGTGGAACACGCATGCCCATCCTCTGATCCACTCCATCCACCCCAAACCTTCCTTCTTCTTAATCTTCGTCTTCATCCTCCTCGTTTCACTGCTCATCCCAGACGAGACTAGAGATCTGTTACAGAGAAAGACAAAAACACTATTTGCGTTTATTAGTTAAATTAAAAACTCCATTATTCCTTAATTTAATCAGGTATTTTGAATGACAGGTTGCAAATAGAACCGCAATTTTGTTTCGGTTCGTTtcgaaacgacgtcgtttagtAAACCAAATTAATTTTACATGTTAACCGGGATTTTATCCGATCCGGTTAAGAACGAACCAGATCtgcttgtatatatatatgttctagAGGCTTAGACTCTGCTTGTATCTCTCTCTAAGCAAAGCCAGCCTTCTCCTAAACTTAAATTTCTCATCTTTCATCTCCATTTTCTCCAACAAATGCACTATCCTCTGGAGAGTGATAATGAGCTCTTCTGCTGATGAACCAAACTCTTTCTCTTGTATCATCAACACCCTTTTCAGCAAACCCAGTACTTCTCCATCGTCTCTTCCTAACCTCACCTGAATCGACACCAAACAGTCCAGCGCCTCACCTGCGTAAGGTTTGTCCATCGAAGTCAGACTTTGTTGAATTACATATTAGATGAAAAAGATCCAACAAGAAAGTGAGTCTGTATACCAACAGGGAGAGACTCTTTGCCAAATGCCTCCTCACGTATCCGTAGAACCTTTAAAGCTACTTGCTCGGCTTCATCATAGCGGTTTAGCTGCGAAAGAGTTACTGCAAGATTCAGCATTGGGAAGGTTATGGACTGATCCTCTGAACCAGCCGACTTCTCCATGATGTCCAAACAAGTTCTCAGCAATCTCTCCGCCTCCACATAATTCTTGGAGCGTGAATAAGAAGCTGCAAGGTTCATAAGATGTGTAGCCGTGCTTGGATTGTTTTTCCCTTTGTACTTCTCGTTTATTTGTAAGCATTCTTCTAGCAGCTCTCGTCCTTCGTTTCCCCTGTGCACATTAGCCAAAAGAATGAAGTTTTTCAATCACTGGAAGAAGattagagaaacaaaaactataCCTTCCAACAAAATGAAGCAGCTCAGCAAGATCTATCCTCATGTTTTCTAAGACAGTGTTGTCTATGTCCATATAATTTGACTCTTTGATGATTCGTAGAGCGCTCTTGTAAAGATCTACCGCTCCATCTGCATCGCCTGTTGAGAAAATCCACATTCTTCAACAAAACTCTTTTGATCACCACAACAGGAGATAATGAGGAATGTATATATAAGTAATAATCCACCTTTAGTGCACTTTGCATTAGCAAGGGAACACATGGCCATACCAACTCTTCCATCTTTCTCTCCGTATGACTTCTTGTACATATTTAAAATCCTACAAGAAATAAAGACAGCATATGACCAATCGATCGCGTAATccgtaaataagaagaaaaaaaattaacttaacAAGTCATTTCCAGTGCTGTACCTGGTAAATGGAGCTTCTGCTTCATCAGCTTTACCTTCTTTGAGCAAAAGTTTACCGAGTGCAAACAAAGGCACCACTAGATCCTCACTTTCAGAGCCTCTACTCCGTTCCAAGATAGTCACCGTACGCTCGTAAACGCCAATAGCTTTATTTGCTTTTCCATATGAACCATAACTCTTTGCTAACCCAAGCAATGGTGAGACAAGTAGAGTATTATCATCACCGTATGTCTTCTCTAATATACTAACAGCCCGTTGATGCGCGAGTAGAGCGTTTTCAAACATCCCTAGTGCTGAATACATACTGCCAACATGCGTAAGGACTGAATCCAAAAGAGGTTCTGAGTCATTTAACTTATCAACAATCTTGCTTATCTGCATTTGTTAACACATCTGTTTTAGAACAACACAATCCGcccaaataatatattatttctgATATCAGACTCAAACTCACCATGTCAAGCAGAGCTGGAACAGGCTTTAGGTCTCCAACAGCCATATACCCTAAGGCAATGATGTCGAGAAGGGCAGCTTGTTGGATACCTTTCAAACCCGAATCAATCTCTTCTTTGACAGCAACATAATTAGCTCGAAGAAGGTCCATTGCGTCTCTTTCGTTGCCAATTTTAACCATAGCTTTGACTTCGTTGAACAACTCTTGTAGCTCCATCTCAAACTCTTTCATCCCATTGCCATGAGTAGACCTGGTGGATAATAATACACAGACAAAACTCAACGAAACTCTTCTTACTGAGTTAAAACAAAAGAACATCAATGAATCAAGTTCTCACCTTTGAACTTGAGAAACACCGGAAGTAGCATGTATCTTGGCGGGAATGATGTAGAGCTTAGGCTTGCGTTTCTGATCACGGAAACAAACACACTGCCACGTGGAATGTCTAGGGGAAAGACCAGACTGAGAAGATGACTGATTCGCCCTGAAACACAAAACAGAAGTTCAGCAACAGCCAGAAGCTCAGTTTTAACAATAAACGAATCCCAGAAACTAAAAGTCTCAAGCTTTTCACAAAAAAAGATAAGTTGCAACTTCGAAGCTGAAGAATCATTTTACCAGTTGGTGAGCAGAGTGGTTGAAGGGAGGAGAGTGATAGAAGACACCATTGATGAGAGAGAACAAGCGAGGGAGGGAGTGTGAAGCTTTTCGTATTCGTTTAAAGATTGAAGTCGTAGCCGCGGTTCCGCCGAGTAGAGAAAGAAGATAACGCCGGTGAGATTTATCAATAATGACGGAAATGACCCCGAAATAATAGAATCTTACAAATTAGGCCCGAAGTTTCTAATTGTACTAAATCGTCCTATTTCGCATGTGTGTGCTTTTTAACTAATTTCACAAAAATCAAAGCTTATTAATTTCCTTCTTGCAGTCATACAAAATTCGAATCATGGTTTAAACTTAAACCGGGTTATACCCGATTTACACAACTACATGTAAAAACGAAACTGATCTCATATCGTCAAACTACT comes from Brassica rapa cultivar Chiifu-401-42 chromosome A02, CAAS_Brap_v3.01, whole genome shotgun sequence and encodes:
- the LOC103852059 gene encoding nephrocystin-3 isoform X2, with translation MIVKVTSRLSITWLKITFDACIQQAALLDIIALGYMAVGDLKPVPALLDMISKIVDKLNDSEPLLDSVLTHVGSMYSALGMFENALLAHQRAVSILEKTYGDDNTLLVSPLLGLAKSYGSYGKANKAIGVYERTVTILERSRGSESEDLVVPLFALGKLLLKEGKADEAEAPFTRILNMYKKSYGEKDGRVGMAMCSLANAKCTKGDADGAVDLYKSALRIIKESNYMDIDNTVLENMRIDLAELLHFVGRGNEGRELLEECLQINEKYKGKNNPSTATHLMNLAASYSRSKNYVEAERLLRTCLDIMEKSAGSEDQSITFPMLNLAVTLSQLNRYDEAEQVALKVLRIREEAFGKESLPVGEALDCLVSIQVRLGRDDGEVLGLLKRVLMIQEKEFGSSAEELIITLQRIVHLLEKMEMKDEKFKFRRRLALLRERYKQSLSL
- the LOC103852059 gene encoding nephrocystin-3 isoform X1, whose protein sequence is MVSSITLLPSTTLLTNWANQSSSQSGLSPRHSTWQCVCFRDQKRKPKLYIIPAKIHATSGVSQVQRSTHGNGMKEFEMELQELFNEVKAMVKIGNERDAMDLLRANYVAVKEEIDSGLKGIQQAALLDIIALGYMAVGDLKPVPALLDMISKIVDKLNDSEPLLDSVLTHVGSMYSALGMFENALLAHQRAVSILEKTYGDDNTLLVSPLLGLAKSYGSYGKANKAIGVYERTVTILERSRGSESEDLVVPLFALGKLLLKEGKADEAEAPFTRILNMYKKSYGEKDGRVGMAMCSLANAKCTKGDADGAVDLYKSALRIIKESNYMDIDNTVLENMRIDLAELLHFVGRGNEGRELLEECLQINEKYKGKNNPSTATHLMNLAASYSRSKNYVEAERLLRTCLDIMEKSAGSEDQSITFPMLNLAVTLSQLNRYDEAEQVALKVLRIREEAFGKESLPVGEALDCLVSIQVRLGRDDGEVLGLLKRVLMIQEKEFGSSAEELIITLQRIVHLLEKMEMKDEKFKFRRRLALLRERYKQSLSL